A stretch of the Saccharolobus caldissimus genome encodes the following:
- a CDS encoding DEAD/DEAH box helicase, giving the protein MINVTEEFLVRLKKAGYDNLTPIQKIAIPKILSGKNVLIIAPTGYGKTEAAILPIFYKIFKDRPNKISTLYITPLRALNRDLESRLKKLGMEFEINVKVRHGDSSEKERKEVIENPPDVLIVTPETLLYLILNEKFREYFKNLKWIIIDELQEMLDEKRGIELSVVIQRIKRISKNKVQLIGVSATIGDVDVAKRYLDKQGDVDVAIINSEKDMKIEIIIPNIDKMHIDLALKFDLKPETISRLEKLNEIIENNKPIIIFTNTRETNEFLSSELSNIYGLKVASHHGSLSREIRIKSEGEFKKGNIDAIIATSSLELGIDIGKINLVVQYMSPRQVIRLIQRVGRSGHMIGKISKGYIIPTDDIFDILECKAIVELLRNGYLEKPLIQKNPLDVAAHQIAGMVLEGYRNPKEILNILRESFYFETLTEELFEEILELLESAKIIKKADNGHLLPGGRIWKYYYYTNMIPDSVRSFMVIDYSTNTKIGKLDEEFVAGLDEDSVFILGGKLWKIISIENDKIYVERAELKSGILPSWFGESIPVEKEVAKKVYNYISNYFKEGYSEHLDNNIAEILERYKRKGYPELTQNSILIEIIKNDLIIIHSPFGSRGNNTLGTLFSFLLSKEKGMRTTFRADPYHIVVASVLPLSKKDVENTIKSILSISKNELIEIIRNEIKESPSFKWKLLVEVKRFGMIDPDKEVELTSPIIKAYNNTIVGEEATNELLVKNYDVEIFDELKRYEWKVIEVYEPSPLAKVFLDKILNFDNSPEDKPLLIEVYKKKLESKEVKLICIVCGWSGNYTIINSPNRCPKCSSVFLAAVNIDDEKSLKIVREAIRGGKLRGPERKQLEMLKNIASLFSTYGKYALIALASNGIGPSNLGKVLSKLSEGEDKFYLAIMEEERKFIRTKKYWH; this is encoded by the coding sequence ATGATAAACGTTACTGAGGAGTTTCTGGTAAGACTAAAGAAAGCTGGTTATGATAATTTAACTCCTATACAAAAAATTGCAATACCTAAAATATTATCTGGCAAGAATGTTTTAATCATAGCTCCTACAGGATATGGAAAAACTGAAGCTGCAATATTGCCTATTTTCTATAAAATATTTAAAGATAGACCTAATAAAATTTCAACATTATATATAACTCCTCTAAGAGCATTAAATAGAGACCTTGAAAGTAGATTAAAAAAACTAGGAATGGAATTTGAAATAAATGTAAAGGTAAGACATGGAGACTCATCTGAGAAGGAAAGAAAAGAGGTAATTGAAAATCCGCCAGATGTTCTAATAGTGACCCCAGAAACCCTGCTTTATCTCATACTTAATGAAAAATTTAGAGAATACTTCAAAAATTTGAAATGGATAATTATTGATGAATTACAAGAAATGTTAGATGAAAAAAGAGGAATAGAGCTTTCTGTAGTTATTCAAAGAATTAAAAGAATCTCGAAAAATAAGGTACAGCTAATAGGTGTTTCAGCTACAATTGGTGATGTAGATGTTGCTAAGAGATATTTAGATAAACAAGGTGATGTAGATGTTGCTATTATTAATTCAGAAAAAGATATGAAGATAGAAATAATTATTCCTAATATAGATAAAATGCATATTGATCTAGCATTAAAATTTGATTTAAAACCAGAAACAATATCTAGATTAGAAAAATTAAATGAAATAATAGAGAATAATAAACCGATAATAATATTTACGAATACTAGAGAAACAAACGAGTTTCTATCAAGTGAATTATCTAACATCTATGGACTTAAAGTTGCTTCTCATCACGGTTCACTATCAAGAGAAATTAGAATAAAATCTGAGGGAGAATTCAAAAAAGGTAATATTGATGCAATAATAGCAACTTCAAGTCTTGAGTTAGGAATAGACATAGGTAAAATAAATTTAGTAGTGCAATATATGTCTCCACGCCAGGTTATTAGGCTAATCCAAAGAGTAGGTAGAAGCGGTCATATGATAGGCAAAATTTCTAAAGGTTATATTATACCAACAGATGATATATTTGATATATTAGAATGTAAGGCTATTGTAGAATTATTGCGTAATGGGTATCTAGAGAAACCCTTAATTCAGAAAAATCCCCTTGATGTAGCTGCTCATCAAATAGCCGGAATGGTACTTGAGGGTTATAGAAATCCTAAAGAGATCTTAAATATATTACGTGAGTCTTTTTACTTCGAAACTTTAACAGAAGAACTTTTTGAAGAAATATTGGAATTACTTGAATCTGCAAAAATAATTAAAAAAGCGGATAATGGTCATTTATTACCTGGCGGAAGAATATGGAAATATTACTATTACACTAACATGATACCAGACTCCGTAAGAAGTTTTATGGTAATTGATTATTCCACTAATACTAAAATTGGGAAGCTAGATGAGGAGTTTGTAGCAGGATTAGATGAGGATAGTGTATTTATATTGGGAGGTAAACTGTGGAAAATTATTTCAATAGAAAATGACAAGATATATGTTGAAAGGGCGGAATTAAAGTCTGGAATTTTACCTAGTTGGTTTGGTGAATCGATTCCAGTAGAAAAAGAAGTTGCTAAAAAAGTATATAATTATATTTCTAATTATTTTAAGGAAGGTTATTCTGAGCATTTAGATAATAACATTGCTGAAATATTAGAACGATATAAAAGAAAGGGATATCCAGAACTTACACAGAACTCAATATTAATTGAAATCATAAAGAATGATTTAATAATAATACATTCACCTTTTGGTTCTAGAGGTAATAATACATTAGGTACTCTATTCTCCTTCTTATTATCTAAAGAGAAGGGAATGAGAACAACATTTAGAGCAGATCCCTACCATATTGTAGTAGCATCTGTACTACCTTTAAGTAAAAAGGATGTTGAAAACACTATTAAAAGTATACTTAGTATATCTAAGAATGAATTAATCGAAATTATAAGGAATGAAATTAAAGAAAGTCCATCATTTAAATGGAAATTACTAGTTGAAGTTAAAAGGTTTGGTATGATAGATCCAGATAAGGAAGTAGAATTAACGTCACCAATCATTAAAGCATATAACAATACAATAGTTGGTGAGGAAGCTACAAATGAATTATTAGTAAAAAATTATGATGTAGAAATTTTTGATGAATTGAAAAGATATGAATGGAAAGTAATAGAAGTATACGAACCGTCTCCTCTTGCAAAAGTATTTTTAGACAAAATTTTAAATTTTGATAATTCACCAGAGGATAAACCATTACTAATTGAAGTATATAAGAAAAAGTTAGAAAGTAAGGAAGTTAAACTAATTTGCATAGTCTGTGGATGGAGTGGTAATTACACTATCATTAACTCCCCTAACAGATGCCCTAAATGCTCCTCAGTATTTTTAGCAGCAGTAAACATCGATGACGAAAAATCCCTTAAAATAGTTAGAGAAGCAATAAGAGGAGGTAAGCTAAGAGGTCCAGAGAGAAAACAATTAGAAATGTTAAAGAATATTGCATCATTATTTTCAACATATGGTAAATATGCGTTAATAGCTCTAGCCTCAAATGGGATAGGACCTAGTAATTTAGGAAAAGTATTAAGTAAGTTATCTGAAGGGGAAGATAAATTTTATCTTGCGATAATGGAGGAAGAAAGAAAGTTCATAAGAACAAAAAAGTACTGGCACTAA
- a CDS encoding 50S ribosomal protein L14e, translated as MPVIEVGRICVKTKGREAGSKCVIVDIIDDNFVLVTGPKDISGVKRRRVNIMHLEPTDKKIDIQKGASDEEVKRKLQEAGLLEYMKEKIKVKIPTL; from the coding sequence ATGCCTGTAATAGAAGTTGGAAGAATATGCGTTAAAACAAAAGGAAGAGAAGCTGGAAGTAAATGCGTAATTGTAGATATAATAGATGACAATTTCGTTTTAGTCACCGGACCTAAGGACATAAGTGGGGTTAAAAGAAGAAGAGTAAACATTATGCATCTAGAACCTACGGATAAGAAAATAGATATACAAAAAGGAGCTTCTGATGAAGAGGTAAAGAGAAAACTGCAGGAGGCAGGCCTCTTAGAGTATATGAAAGAGAAGATAAAGGTAAAAATACCTACTCTGTGA
- a CDS encoding tRNA pseudouridine synthase A, whose product MKLDEFIYKIDNFCGYKNNWTIIKDSESSDKYGYYPEKRPIEIYIRNSIINLDKPPGPTSHEVAYWVKKMLSVNKAGHGGTLEP is encoded by the coding sequence ATGAAATTAGATGAATTTATATATAAAATAGATAATTTTTGTGGTTATAAAAATAATTGGACAATTATAAAGGACAGCGAATCTTCCGATAAATACGGATACTATCCAGAAAAAAGACCTATTGAGATCTATATAAGAAATTCAATAATAAATCTGGACAAACCGCCTGGACCTACTAGTCATGAGGTAGCATATTGGGTTAAGAAAATGCTAAGTGTCAATAAGGCAGGGCATGGGGGGACCCTAGAGCCCTAA
- a CDS encoding RNA-guided pseudouridylation complex pseudouridine synthase subunit Cbf5, with protein sequence MSYVTKGGKEYICIMQVHCEFDREELSRIILSFKGEIYQRPPVRSSVKRRLRIRTIYDIEVLDIEDKLVLLRVSSDSGTYMRKLCHDIGVIYGCGAHMRELRRIKSGIFTEYTNLVKLHELSEAIYMYKMCKDESDLRKVLMPMEFATCGIPKVLIEDTAVNALAYGAPLAIPGIVAYQKFAQNQKIAILTLKGELVAIGTATHDSSELQKAKKGIIAILDRVFMQRDIYPKAWKKHER encoded by the coding sequence ATGAGTTATGTAACTAAAGGTGGAAAAGAATACATATGCATAATGCAGGTGCATTGTGAATTTGATAGAGAGGAATTATCAAGAATAATTTTAAGTTTTAAAGGAGAAATATATCAAAGACCTCCGGTTAGATCTTCAGTTAAGAGGAGATTAAGAATAAGAACCATCTATGATATTGAGGTATTAGATATTGAAGATAAGTTAGTTCTGTTAAGAGTAAGCTCTGATTCTGGCACTTACATGAGAAAGCTTTGTCATGACATAGGTGTAATTTACGGATGTGGAGCTCATATGAGAGAGCTAAGAAGGATTAAGTCTGGAATTTTCACAGAGTATACCAATCTAGTAAAGCTACATGAGCTATCAGAGGCAATATACATGTATAAAATGTGCAAAGATGAAAGTGATTTAAGAAAAGTATTAATGCCAATGGAGTTTGCAACTTGTGGAATCCCAAAAGTTTTAATAGAGGATACAGCAGTAAATGCTTTAGCTTATGGCGCTCCATTAGCAATACCAGGGATAGTAGCGTATCAAAAATTTGCTCAAAATCAAAAAATAGCAATATTAACACTTAAGGGTGAGCTAGTTGCAATAGGCACTGCTACTCACGATTCATCAGAACTCCAAAAAGCTAAAAAAGGCATTATAGCTATCTTAGATAGAGTTTTTATGCAGAGAGATATATATCCAAAGGCATGGAAGAAACATGAGAGATGA
- a CDS encoding class I SAM-dependent methyltransferase, which translates to MRDEYIITDVINGIPLTLISSSGVFSKKELDLGTKMLLENVIIPEKGIIADVGCGYGAIGIYIALKNPNLKIYMIDIDHKALKLAMKNAEINGVRDRMIFLKSDILDSIPNEVKFSAIYSNPPLSKGTNFLEKLESQAYYKLTEGGFIQLVVYKGENNVVKIFGKRFRIETIKRKKGYSIITIVKD; encoded by the coding sequence ATGAGAGATGAATACATAATTACTGATGTTATTAATGGTATTCCTCTTACACTAATTTCCTCATCCGGTGTATTTTCTAAAAAAGAATTGGATTTAGGCACTAAAATGTTACTTGAGAATGTGATTATCCCTGAGAAAGGTATAATAGCAGATGTGGGCTGTGGATATGGGGCAATTGGTATTTATATAGCACTTAAAAATCCTAATTTAAAAATTTACATGATAGATATAGATCATAAAGCTTTAAAACTTGCAATGAAAAATGCGGAAATTAATGGAGTACGTGATAGAATGATATTTTTAAAATCAGATATCTTAGATTCCATACCAAATGAGGTAAAATTTTCTGCCATATATTCTAACCCACCACTATCTAAAGGAACGAATTTTTTAGAAAAATTAGAATCTCAAGCATATTATAAGTTAACAGAAGGAGGCTTTATACAGCTGGTAGTCTATAAAGGAGAAAATAATGTGGTAAAAATATTTGGCAAAAGATTCCGAATAGAGACAATAAAGAGAAAAAAAGGATATTCGATAATAACAATAGTTAAAGATTAA
- a CDS encoding tRNA(Met) cytidine acetyltransferase TmcA translates to MFEGYFEDALKGYYRHLVIVNSKDYINKVFTIIDDFLKINPRPKIIYGFHPWAYKAKDRLKLFKDRLSDIIDIDYSNSEKFLGQSADLIILDSVNDFRPNYIARLIDMVKGGGLAIIYSDNILENKLYRNSLTRKGIVKDLFERRFILEAKKHRGIILINGDEISFIPYSSAETHRAFKKIPKYPRIPLVLHELCLSSDQNKVLEESLFITGEGKRVVVITAARGRGKSASIGLFLAYLLYKYQEKFNNIIITSPTYYSSQEIFNFLIKGLEALKVKFKKITSRDGKIMKIKVGESRVKWLSPDLAKNEDGDLIIIDEAAAIGLENLDYLIRAWNKVILVSTIHGYEGSGKAFLKYINKLKNSVLLKHIKMEYPIRYAKGDPVEKYLYDVLLLDAEAPEINDFSEMSISEVTQEELFANDALLKNVYGILVEAHYRNSPDDLMLLGDMAFQRIIIAWSDNKPIGVAQIVYEGELEESQILDISNGIKNEGNLIPHRIIKYMRLLEFGRLKGWRIMRIAVSPEHQGKGIGSKIINEIINKAKDEKVDWLGASFIADYSVLKFWIKNQFIPIYLSSIKNEGLNGYSVIVIRPLSEKAKEIAINLSSLLKDKLLRTSHQVYFNLNPLIIVQLLRNTYSNQIADYQTPQIYLEKIKAYLDGKLPYNSVAEASHYFVMKHFLVHKIDLEEDLEASLVARVLQGKSWYHAGLMLGLSSKEVEKKVKQALAKLIQTYN, encoded by the coding sequence ATGTTCGAAGGATATTTTGAAGATGCTTTAAAGGGATATTATAGACATTTAGTTATAGTAAATTCAAAAGATTATATTAATAAAGTTTTTACAATTATTGATGATTTTTTAAAAATTAATCCTAGACCTAAAATCATATATGGATTTCATCCATGGGCTTATAAAGCTAAAGATAGACTAAAATTATTTAAAGATAGATTAAGTGATATCATAGATATAGACTATTCAAATTCAGAGAAATTTTTAGGGCAAAGCGCTGATTTAATCATTTTAGATAGTGTAAATGACTTTAGACCTAATTATATAGCACGTTTAATAGACATGGTCAAAGGAGGAGGGCTTGCAATAATCTATAGCGATAATATTCTGGAAAATAAATTGTATCGTAATTCATTAACTAGAAAGGGAATAGTTAAGGACTTATTTGAGAGGCGATTTATTCTAGAAGCTAAAAAGCACAGAGGTATAATATTAATTAATGGAGATGAGATTAGCTTTATTCCTTATTCATCCGCGGAAACTCATAGAGCATTTAAGAAAATACCTAAATATCCTAGAATTCCTCTTGTTCTTCATGAGCTATGCTTATCTTCTGATCAAAATAAAGTACTTGAAGAGTCATTATTTATAACTGGGGAAGGTAAAAGAGTAGTTGTCATAACAGCCGCTAGAGGTAGAGGTAAAAGCGCGTCAATAGGGCTATTTTTGGCTTATTTACTCTATAAATATCAAGAAAAATTTAATAACATTATAATAACTTCTCCAACGTATTATTCCTCTCAAGAGATTTTTAACTTTTTAATTAAGGGGCTAGAGGCGCTGAAAGTAAAATTCAAAAAGATAACTTCTAGAGATGGTAAAATTATGAAAATTAAGGTAGGTGAATCTAGAGTAAAATGGTTATCCCCAGATCTTGCGAAAAATGAAGATGGCGATCTAATTATAATAGATGAAGCAGCAGCTATTGGACTAGAGAATTTAGATTATTTAATAAGAGCGTGGAATAAGGTAATTTTAGTATCTACAATTCACGGCTATGAAGGTTCTGGTAAAGCATTTCTAAAATACATAAATAAATTAAAGAATTCAGTTTTGTTGAAACATATAAAAATGGAATATCCTATTAGATATGCTAAAGGAGATCCTGTAGAAAAATATCTTTACGATGTACTACTATTAGATGCTGAAGCTCCTGAAATAAACGATTTTTCTGAAATGTCTATTTCAGAAGTTACGCAAGAGGAATTGTTCGCAAATGATGCTCTTCTTAAAAATGTTTACGGTATTTTAGTTGAAGCTCATTATAGAAATTCACCGGATGATTTAATGTTATTAGGTGATATGGCTTTCCAAAGAATTATAATTGCTTGGTCTGACAATAAGCCTATTGGGGTAGCTCAAATAGTTTATGAAGGTGAGTTAGAAGAGTCCCAGATATTAGATATTTCTAATGGTATTAAGAATGAGGGCAACTTAATTCCTCATAGGATTATAAAATACATGAGGTTATTGGAATTTGGAAGACTAAAAGGTTGGAGAATAATGAGAATAGCTGTTTCACCAGAACATCAAGGTAAAGGTATCGGTAGTAAGATCATTAACGAAATTATAAATAAGGCAAAAGATGAAAAAGTAGATTGGCTAGGTGCATCATTCATAGCTGATTATTCAGTTTTAAAATTTTGGATTAAAAATCAATTTATTCCAATTTACCTATCATCTATAAAGAATGAGGGATTAAATGGGTATTCAGTCATAGTAATTAGACCTCTAAGTGAAAAAGCTAAAGAAATTGCAATTAATTTATCTAGCTTATTAAAGGATAAATTACTACGAACTTCTCATCAAGTTTATTTTAATTTAAATCCATTGATAATTGTACAATTACTAAGAAATACTTATAGTAATCAAATAGCTGATTATCAGACACCTCAAATATATTTGGAAAAAATTAAAGCATATCTAGATGGCAAATTACCCTATAATAGTGTGGCAGAAGCCTCACATTATTTTGTTATGAAACATTTTTTAGTTCACAAAATAGATTTAGAAGAAGATCTTGAAGCTTCGTTAGTTGCTAGGGTTCTTCAAGGTAAGAGTTGGTATCATGCTGGTTTGATGTTAGGTTTAAGTAGCAAAGAAGTTGAAAAAAAGGTAAAACAAGCATTAGCTAAGCTAATACAAACATATAATTAA
- a CDS encoding ABC transporter permease — MNLFDILWLSYKGLISRKAIAILAIISVIIGVASVTTLVAFTQGVSQSILSAVESLGPKTILIFPSRGSLLTQATVATIESLPGVEAVYGVVSGFGTINVEGQPIDVTIIGINNLSAILGQVLLESGSTYPPITSPEAVIGSEVANPVPGVYFSPGSEITVQISRGNSVNLEVVGILSPSGANPLSNSETSIFIPLGEAMAILNKTSYNELVVEAQSVNDVNTIATIIEDIYGSQLNVITVQQLINTVSTITSGFSFLLIAVASISLFVGAVGIMAIMLSRVYQRIREIGIMKTLGLTTRDVLLVFMSEAGIIGVIGGLIGIVAGLISTSFVDILSSISSQSSNNIGEGGFRGGLIAPFSRGRAAGTLFSFKPIISVEAIVIALIVAIVVSLIAGLYPAWKASKLTVIDAIRRE, encoded by the coding sequence ATGAATCTTTTCGATATATTATGGCTTTCATATAAAGGTCTAATTTCTAGAAAGGCAATAGCAATATTAGCTATAATTTCAGTAATTATAGGAGTAGCTAGTGTTACCACGTTAGTTGCTTTCACTCAAGGTGTAAGTCAATCAATATTATCGGCAGTAGAGTCATTAGGTCCTAAAACAATATTAATATTTCCATCTAGAGGTTCATTATTAACTCAGGCTACTGTTGCGACAATAGAGAGCTTACCTGGTGTTGAAGCGGTTTATGGAGTGGTAAGTGGTTTCGGGACAATAAATGTAGAAGGTCAACCAATAGATGTTACTATAATTGGTATTAACAATCTATCAGCTATATTAGGGCAGGTACTGCTTGAGAGTGGTTCAACGTATCCACCAATAACTTCACCAGAAGCTGTAATAGGTTCAGAAGTAGCAAATCCAGTACCTGGTGTTTATTTCTCACCTGGTAGCGAGATAACTGTACAAATCTCTAGAGGGAATAGTGTAAATTTAGAGGTAGTTGGTATTCTTTCACCATCTGGTGCTAATCCTCTCTCAAATTCCGAAACTTCAATATTTATACCTTTAGGTGAGGCAATGGCTATCTTAAATAAGACCTCGTATAACGAATTAGTAGTAGAAGCTCAGTCAGTTAACGATGTTAATACCATAGCTACTATTATTGAAGACATATACGGTAGTCAATTAAACGTAATTACTGTACAACAATTAATTAATACCGTGTCAACTATAACTTCTGGATTTAGCTTTTTATTAATAGCTGTTGCTTCAATATCTCTATTTGTTGGTGCAGTGGGGATAATGGCTATAATGCTTAGTAGAGTATATCAGAGGATAAGAGAGATAGGTATAATGAAAACGTTAGGGTTAACTACAAGAGATGTTCTTTTAGTTTTTATGTCAGAGGCAGGTATTATTGGAGTAATAGGGGGTCTAATTGGTATCGTTGCTGGTTTAATTAGCACTTCTTTTGTAGATATTTTATCTTCAATTAGTTCTCAATCTTCTAACAATATAGGTGAAGGTGGTTTTAGAGGAGGGCTTATAGCTCCATTTAGTAGAGGTAGAGCAGCTGGTACATTGTTTTCGTTTAAGCCAATAATTTCTGTAGAGGCTATAGTAATAGCATTAATAGTAGCTATTGTTGTAAGTCTAATTGCGGGATTATATCCAGCATGGAAAGCATCAAAGCTCACAGTAATAGATGCGATTAGAAGGGAATAA
- a CDS encoding COG1361 S-layer family protein, whose amino-acid sequence MNKIISISIISLFLLVSILSAYPILYASSVSFSVTSQWLVSPPYVAPGEKLVPLQVTLIYHGSDNITNVQIIPIESSPYIVYPNDQQYSLSVMIPNQQYTFTFIGNITPNIPLGVYNFYLQIIYTLGNQVYTQTITVQIPIMGYVQLYSTSQVNGIVFPGEEDLPITLTIYNTGTTPALNVTLFLNSTYPLQFITKTVNIPLIQAGSFTSVQVIANVYNNATIGTYRIPLTALVYGSYHSLNTSITINSNQTVGGKILTPNILLGSGADQKGVPVTLNIIYNGPVPVESYDIQIFLPNGFTNETNGNIIYIEGGSLQPYQEFDISFNVNINNASLGSYLFPIKIVWNTIEGEGLLVSVVQYSTFTITLMGQPNLEIFVNPIVLYAGSVNNVTLIIRNVGTGNVYNLSLSISSQFSILNALPRIPILKQNQSIRIPIEIYVPPNAEGEPVQLVVTINYLNSLYQSSVYQQELGFYVSQLNAPSIPIIITLNPSIIQPGTFSSVNLILTNTLNTTLYNISIEISSPIYSNTSAYDISYLMPGKTYIIPLTLFSQVSGQYSISVLLTYYENNIQRQEQLSLPIYVMQLNTPVIPILINFNASTLLTGEIQYTTLIIYNTLNESLYNITISLSTQGQIYLNTTTITISLLRPLQKIVIPVEIYTDSSGIVTISATISYYQSGQQRETQEIVNTLAAGSVEIVITGVSSVPSVAVRGGIVSITATIYNFGTGPANGLTVTVFPPKGIEVIGENTYYVGNLGSDTSSTFTFAFRILNFTKAGTYIIPVEYTYTNDVGQVLHSYSNISLTVLNSSSVFNFSSFRHSNAFSNHIILYIILGIIIIIIIAIIVIFIRRRGGIE is encoded by the coding sequence ATGAATAAAATTATTTCTATTTCCATTATTTCATTATTTCTGTTAGTATCTATATTATCCGCTTATCCAATTTTGTATGCATCTTCTGTTTCTTTTTCTGTAACTTCTCAGTGGCTTGTATCTCCTCCTTATGTTGCTCCTGGAGAGAAATTAGTGCCATTGCAAGTTACATTAATATATCATGGATCAGATAATATAACAAATGTCCAAATTATTCCTATAGAATCCTCTCCATACATAGTTTATCCTAATGATCAACAATATTCTCTCTCAGTAATGATTCCTAATCAACAGTACACGTTTACTTTCATAGGTAATATAACGCCTAATATACCATTAGGGGTATACAATTTCTATCTACAAATTATATATACATTAGGCAATCAAGTCTATACACAAACTATTACAGTTCAGATCCCGATTATGGGCTATGTTCAGTTATATTCAACCTCTCAAGTAAATGGGATAGTATTTCCAGGTGAAGAAGATTTGCCAATAACCCTAACTATCTACAATACTGGTACAACCCCAGCTTTAAACGTTACCTTATTCTTAAACTCTACATATCCATTACAGTTTATTACTAAGACCGTGAATATTCCTTTAATTCAGGCTGGTTCGTTTACTTCAGTACAAGTCATAGCTAATGTTTACAATAATGCTACAATAGGAACTTATAGAATACCATTAACAGCCTTAGTATATGGTAGTTATCATTCACTAAACACGTCAATAACTATTAACAGTAATCAAACGGTAGGTGGGAAAATATTAACTCCAAATATATTGTTAGGTTCTGGTGCAGATCAAAAAGGTGTCCCAGTAACATTAAATATAATATATAATGGTCCAGTGCCTGTAGAAAGTTATGATATACAAATATTTTTGCCTAACGGGTTTACAAATGAAACTAATGGAAATATTATATATATTGAAGGTGGGTCTTTACAACCATATCAAGAATTCGATATATCATTCAATGTAAACATAAATAATGCGTCTTTAGGTTCTTACTTATTTCCAATTAAAATAGTATGGAATACTATAGAAGGGGAGGGATTATTAGTAAGTGTAGTTCAATATTCAACTTTTACTATAACGTTAATGGGACAACCTAATTTAGAGATTTTCGTAAACCCCATAGTCTTGTATGCTGGAAGTGTAAATAACGTTACTTTAATTATTCGGAATGTAGGTACTGGGAACGTTTATAACTTATCCTTAAGTATATCTTCTCAATTTTCTATTCTTAACGCCCTTCCAAGGATTCCTATATTAAAGCAGAATCAAAGTATTAGAATTCCAATAGAAATTTACGTACCTCCGAATGCGGAGGGAGAACCAGTTCAATTAGTTGTTACTATAAACTATCTAAACTCATTATATCAAAGTTCAGTGTATCAACAAGAGTTAGGTTTCTACGTTTCTCAGCTCAACGCCCCATCAATTCCTATAATAATTACTCTTAATCCTAGTATAATTCAACCAGGTACGTTTTCCTCAGTTAATCTTATTCTTACAAATACTCTTAATACTACATTATATAACATTTCCATAGAGATATCTTCTCCTATCTATTCTAATACCTCAGCATATGATATCTCATATCTTATGCCAGGTAAAACCTATATTATACCATTAACTCTATTTTCTCAAGTTAGTGGGCAGTACTCGATTTCAGTGCTTTTAACATATTACGAGAACAATATACAAAGGCAAGAACAATTAAGTTTACCAATTTATGTAATGCAACTTAATACGCCTGTTATACCTATTCTTATAAACTTTAACGCAAGCACTTTACTTACTGGTGAAATACAATATACAACCTTAATAATATATAACACATTAAATGAATCTCTATATAATATTACAATATCATTATCTACACAAGGTCAAATATATCTTAATACAACTACAATTACAATATCATTATTAAGGCCATTGCAGAAAATTGTTATACCCGTTGAAATCTATACAGATTCCTCTGGAATAGTAACGATAAGTGCTACGATATCATATTACCAGTCCGGACAACAGAGAGAAACACAAGAGATAGTAAATACATTAGCTGCAGGTTCAGTAGAGATTGTGATAACTGGAGTTTCTTCAGTGCCATCGGTTGCTGTAAGAGGAGGGATAGTTTCAATTACTGCCACTATATATAATTTCGGGACTGGTCCCGCTAATGGATTAACAGTTACTGTATTTCCTCCAAAAGGTATAGAAGTTATTGGTGAAAATACTTATTATGTAGGTAATTTAGGTTCTGATACTTCCTCAACGTTTACATTCGCATTTAGAATATTGAACTTCACAAAAGCTGGAACGTACATTATACCAGTTGAGTATACTTATACTAATGATGTAGGGCAAGTACTTCATTCATATTCCAATATTTCATTAACAGTATTAAATAGCTCTTCAGTGTTCAACTTTTCATCATTTAGGCATAGTAATGCCTTTAGCAATCACATTATACTTTACATAATTCTTGGAATCATTATAATCATCATTATTGCTATTATAGTAATCTTTATAAGGAGAAGAGGTGGAATTGAATGA